A single genomic interval of Streptomyces graminofaciens harbors:
- a CDS encoding MbtH family protein encodes MSNPFEDPEGVYLVLVNDENQHSLWPDFVEVPAGWRMVHGPASRQSCLEHVETNWTDMRPRSLAEAMDG; translated from the coding sequence ATGAGCAACCCGTTCGAGGACCCCGAGGGCGTCTACCTGGTGCTCGTCAACGACGAGAACCAGCACAGCCTCTGGCCGGACTTCGTGGAGGTGCCGGCCGGCTGGCGGATGGTCCACGGGCCCGCCTCGCGGCAGTCCTGCCTGGAGCACGTCGAGACGAACTGGACCGACATGCGGCCGCGGAGCCTGGCGGAGGCGATGGACGGCTGA
- a CDS encoding iron-siderophore ABC transporter substrate-binding protein — MFRSHRAPRLAASLASAALLLATATACGGGDDDTAADPSDDSAKAGAAFPVSVAHKYGSTTIKSEPKRIVTVGLTDQDSVLALGTVPVGTTEWLGGYKGAVGPWAADKLGGAEAPTVLKDTGTGPQVEKIAALKPDLILAVYSGLTKEQYESLSKFAPVVAQPKKYNDYGVPWQEQTETIGKALGKSEEAAKVVEETEEEIAAAVEEHPEFKGKSAVMATPYEGMFVFGSQDPRSHLLTDLGFSLPADLDKVIGDQFGANISKERVDLLDQDALVWQVGDVVKDAAKLHKDASYKDLGVVKEGREVYVNETGDYGNALSMGTVLSLRYVVERLVPQLSAAVDGKTDTKVEQPAS, encoded by the coding sequence ATGTTCCGCTCACATAGAGCGCCACGGCTCGCCGCCTCGCTCGCCTCCGCCGCCCTGCTCCTCGCCACCGCCACGGCCTGCGGTGGCGGCGACGACGACACAGCAGCCGACCCGTCGGACGACAGCGCGAAGGCGGGAGCCGCCTTCCCGGTCAGCGTCGCGCACAAGTACGGCAGTACGACGATCAAGTCCGAGCCCAAGCGGATCGTCACCGTCGGCCTCACCGACCAGGACTCCGTCCTCGCCCTCGGCACCGTCCCCGTCGGCACCACCGAATGGCTCGGCGGCTACAAGGGCGCCGTCGGCCCCTGGGCCGCCGACAAGCTCGGCGGCGCCGAGGCCCCGACCGTCCTCAAGGACACCGGCACCGGCCCGCAGGTCGAGAAGATCGCCGCACTCAAGCCCGACCTGATCCTCGCGGTGTACAGCGGACTCACCAAGGAGCAGTACGAGTCGCTGTCGAAGTTCGCGCCCGTGGTCGCGCAGCCGAAGAAGTACAACGACTACGGCGTGCCGTGGCAGGAGCAGACGGAGACGATCGGCAAGGCGCTCGGCAAGTCCGAGGAGGCCGCGAAGGTCGTCGAGGAGACCGAGGAGGAGATCGCGGCGGCCGTCGAGGAGCACCCCGAGTTCAAGGGGAAGAGCGCCGTCATGGCCACCCCGTACGAGGGCATGTTCGTCTTCGGCAGCCAGGACCCGCGCTCGCACCTCCTCACCGACCTCGGCTTCTCGCTCCCCGCCGACCTCGACAAGGTGATCGGCGACCAGTTCGGCGCCAACATCAGCAAGGAGCGCGTCGACCTCCTAGACCAGGACGCCCTCGTGTGGCAGGTCGGCGATGTCGTCAAGGACGCCGCCAAGCTGCACAAGGACGCCTCCTACAAGGACCTCGGTGTGGTGAAGGAGGGCCGCGAGGTCTACGTCAACGAGACCGGCGACTACGGCAACGCCCTGTCCATGGGCACGGTCCTGAGCCTGCGCTACGTCGTCGAGCGGCTCGTGCCGCAGCTGTCGGCCGCCGTCGACGGCAAGACGGACACGAAGGTGGAGCAGCCCGCGTCGTGA
- a CDS encoding ABC transporter ATP-binding protein yields the protein MRKADPPGRYVLWRAVGGQRRDVALGALLGMGHQTGEALVPVLIGLAVERGVVDGDIPGLLLWLGILAAVYIGLSFSFRFSARAGERASVTAAHHLRTALVGRVLAPEGGADEGRLPGELTNIATEDAKRVGAVAMAVIVAFAAAAGLVVSAVALLRVSLALGLLVLLGTPLLLWLGHLLSKPLERRSETEQERAARASGVAADLVAGLRVLKGIGAETAAVARYRRVSQDSLSATLRAARAEAWQNGVVTILTGVFLALVALVGGHLAAQGDIGLGELVSSVGLALFLIGPLTEFAWVNTELAQGRASAARIAEILDAPAAVPPGPAPADTTTPRAVEGRLRLRTLSYGTLRGVDVDIAPGETVGLATTDPADATALLRCLGRRAEPDAGTVELDGTELTALGLSEVRAAILVAEHDADLFEGTVLENVTAAVGALTLVPAALTASGTDEVVRALPGGLDTPVTARGRSLSGGQRQRVALARALAADPPVLVLHEPATAVDAVTEARVADGIRDLRSGRTTLLVTNSPALLAVTNRVVFLEDGHVTATGQHEELVHECAAYRTAVLA from the coding sequence GTGAGAAAAGCGGACCCGCCGGGACGGTACGTCCTGTGGCGCGCGGTCGGCGGACAGCGTCGTGACGTGGCGCTGGGCGCGCTGCTGGGAATGGGCCACCAGACGGGCGAGGCCCTCGTACCGGTGCTCATCGGCCTGGCCGTCGAACGCGGAGTCGTGGACGGTGACATCCCGGGCCTCCTCCTCTGGCTCGGCATCCTCGCCGCCGTCTACATCGGCCTCTCCTTCAGCTTCCGGTTCAGCGCCCGCGCGGGCGAACGCGCCTCCGTCACCGCCGCCCACCACCTCAGAACCGCGCTCGTCGGCCGGGTCCTCGCCCCCGAGGGCGGCGCCGACGAGGGCCGGTTGCCGGGCGAGTTGACGAACATCGCCACCGAGGACGCCAAGCGGGTCGGCGCCGTCGCCATGGCCGTCATCGTGGCCTTCGCCGCGGCGGCCGGCCTGGTCGTCAGCGCGGTCGCGCTGCTGCGGGTCTCCCTCGCCCTCGGCCTGCTCGTCCTGCTGGGCACCCCGCTGCTGCTGTGGCTGGGGCATCTGCTGAGCAAGCCCCTGGAGCGGCGCAGCGAAACGGAACAGGAACGCGCGGCCCGGGCCTCGGGCGTCGCCGCCGACCTCGTCGCCGGACTCCGCGTCCTCAAGGGCATCGGCGCCGAGACGGCCGCCGTCGCCCGCTACCGGCGCGTCAGCCAGGACTCCCTGTCCGCCACCCTGCGCGCGGCCCGCGCCGAAGCCTGGCAGAACGGCGTCGTCACCATCCTCACCGGCGTCTTCCTAGCCCTGGTCGCCCTCGTCGGCGGACACCTCGCCGCACAGGGCGACATCGGCCTCGGCGAACTCGTCTCCTCCGTCGGCCTCGCCCTCTTCCTCATCGGCCCCCTCACCGAATTCGCCTGGGTCAACACCGAGTTGGCCCAGGGTCGCGCCTCCGCCGCCCGGATCGCCGAGATCCTGGACGCGCCCGCCGCCGTACCCCCGGGCCCGGCACCCGCCGACACCACCACCCCACGCGCAGTCGAGGGACGGCTGCGCCTGCGCACCCTGTCCTACGGCACCCTGCGCGGCGTCGACGTCGACATCGCCCCCGGCGAGACCGTCGGCCTCGCCACCACGGACCCCGCCGACGCCACGGCCCTCCTCCGCTGCCTCGGCCGCCGCGCCGAACCGGACGCCGGGACCGTGGAACTGGACGGAACGGAGCTGACCGCACTCGGGCTCAGTGAGGTGCGCGCGGCGATCCTCGTCGCCGAGCACGACGCCGACCTGTTCGAGGGGACGGTCCTGGAGAACGTGACGGCGGCGGTCGGCGCCCTGACTCTCGTGCCCGCCGCGCTGACCGCCTCCGGCACCGACGAGGTCGTTCGCGCGCTCCCCGGCGGCCTCGACACACCGGTCACCGCCCGTGGACGTTCCCTCTCCGGAGGCCAACGGCAGCGTGTCGCCCTGGCCCGGGCCCTGGCCGCCGACCCGCCGGTCCTGGTCCTCCACGAGCCGGCCACGGCCGTCGACGCCGTCACGGAGGCCCGTGTCGCCGACGGGATCAGGGACCTCCGGAGCGGCCGCACCACCCTCCTGGTCACCAACAGCCCCGCCCTCCTCGCCGTCACCAACCGGGTCGTCTTCTTGGAAGACGGCCACGTCACGGCGACCGGTCAGCACGAGGAACTCGTCCACGAGTGCGCGGCCTACCGTACGGCGGTGCTCGCATGA
- a CDS encoding ABC transporter ATP-binding protein, whose product MTDTRAQAGTEHVGTESRPAPDLLPVATPARTRAAVAELLRPQRKSALGAFAVMVGSTAVGLLLQPLLGRIVDMAADRASDDAVTTTAALLVAVAVAQGVSAGFGLSLIARLGETTLARLRERFVERALALPLDRVEKAGAGDLTARVTADVSLIADAVRNALPALGRSLLTIVLTLGAMALLDWRFLLAALLAVPVQAATARWYVARAIPLYAEQRVAAGAQQQQLLDTVGGGSTVRAFRLEREHTERVTERSWSVVALTMRGVRLVLGFYSRLHIAEYIGLAAVLGTGYWLVREGSASIGTATAAALYFHSLFGPVNAALALLDDAQSATAGLARLVGVTDIPAPPVPDVRHTVRAGGVEVTLRGLGHAYQPGHPVLQDIDLTIRHGERVALVGASGAGKTTLARLVAGIQPPTTGTVLIGGVPPTELGSAGDRTIALITQETHVFAGPLADDLRLARPDATDDELRAALDRVDALAWAEALPDGLATVVGDGGHRLSGERTQALALARLILADPPLVILDEATAEAGSSGARALEKAVARAVDGRTALIVAHRLGQAAAADRVVVMDAGRIVETGTHDELRAARGPYAALWTAWSDTRATTTDATATPSTGAPGPRPTSLTPTRTASQEPEPKDR is encoded by the coding sequence ATGACCGACACGCGCGCGCAGGCAGGCACGGAACACGTAGGCACGGAATCGCGCCCAGCCCCCGACCTCCTCCCCGTCGCCACCCCGGCCCGCACCCGCGCCGCAGTCGCCGAACTACTGCGCCCACAAAGGAAGTCGGCGCTGGGCGCGTTCGCCGTCATGGTCGGCTCGACGGCCGTCGGCCTGCTGCTGCAGCCGCTGCTGGGCCGGATCGTGGACATGGCCGCCGACCGGGCGTCCGACGACGCCGTCACCACCACCGCGGCGCTGCTCGTGGCCGTCGCCGTGGCGCAGGGCGTCAGCGCCGGCTTCGGACTGTCCCTGATCGCCCGGCTGGGCGAGACGACGCTGGCCCGGCTGCGCGAACGGTTCGTCGAGCGCGCGCTCGCCCTGCCGCTGGACCGCGTCGAGAAGGCCGGCGCCGGCGATCTGACCGCCCGCGTCACCGCCGACGTGTCCCTCATCGCCGACGCCGTACGCAACGCCCTGCCCGCCCTCGGCCGTTCGCTGCTCACGATCGTCCTCACCCTCGGGGCCATGGCGCTGCTCGACTGGCGGTTCCTGCTGGCGGCCCTGCTCGCCGTGCCCGTACAGGCGGCCACGGCACGCTGGTACGTCGCCCGGGCCATCCCCCTCTACGCCGAACAGCGCGTGGCGGCGGGCGCCCAGCAGCAACAGCTCCTCGACACCGTCGGCGGCGGTTCGACCGTACGGGCGTTCCGGCTGGAGCGGGAGCACACCGAGCGGGTCACCGAGCGCTCCTGGTCGGTGGTGGCGCTGACCATGCGCGGGGTGCGGCTCGTCCTCGGCTTCTACAGCCGACTGCACATCGCCGAGTACATCGGCCTCGCCGCCGTCCTGGGCACCGGATACTGGCTGGTCCGTGAAGGGTCGGCGAGCATCGGTACGGCGACCGCCGCCGCCCTGTACTTCCACAGCCTGTTCGGCCCCGTCAACGCGGCCCTCGCCCTCCTCGACGACGCCCAGTCGGCCACGGCGGGCCTCGCCCGCCTCGTCGGCGTCACCGACATCCCGGCGCCCCCGGTCCCCGACGTACGACACACCGTGCGGGCGGGCGGCGTCGAGGTCACCCTGCGCGGACTCGGTCACGCCTACCAGCCCGGCCACCCCGTCCTGCAGGACATCGACCTGACGATCCGCCACGGCGAGCGCGTGGCCCTCGTGGGCGCCAGCGGGGCCGGGAAGACGACGCTGGCCAGGCTCGTCGCCGGCATCCAGCCGCCCACCACCGGCACGGTCCTGATCGGCGGCGTACCGCCCACCGAACTCGGCTCCGCCGGCGACCGCACGATCGCGCTGATCACCCAGGAGACCCATGTCTTCGCCGGCCCCCTCGCCGACGACCTGCGGCTGGCCAGGCCCGACGCCACCGACGACGAACTGCGGGCCGCGCTCGACCGAGTGGACGCACTCGCCTGGGCGGAGGCCCTGCCCGACGGTCTCGCCACGGTCGTCGGCGACGGTGGCCACCGGCTGAGCGGCGAGCGGACCCAGGCCCTCGCGCTCGCCCGGCTGATCCTCGCCGACCCGCCCCTGGTGATCCTCGACGAGGCCACCGCCGAGGCGGGCAGCTCCGGCGCCCGCGCCCTGGAGAAGGCGGTCGCGCGTGCGGTGGACGGCCGTACCGCGCTGATCGTCGCCCACCGCCTCGGCCAGGCGGCGGCCGCCGACCGGGTCGTCGTCATGGACGCGGGCCGGATCGTCGAGACCGGCACCCACGACGAACTCCGCGCCGCCCGGGGCCCGTACGCGGCCCTGTGGACGGCATGGTCGGACACCCGGGCCACCACCACGGATGCCACCGCCACACCCTCCACCGGCGCCCCCGGCCCTCGTCCGACCTCGTTGACCCCCACACGTACCGCTTCACAGGAACCCGAACCGAAGGACCGCTGA